In Actinoplanes derwentensis, the following proteins share a genomic window:
- a CDS encoding putative bifunctional diguanylate cyclase/phosphodiesterase: protein MTRGVDQPATARRHVWAAVVVAALGAVWCAAFLTVGAGLEAFAYLFVPVGGAIATVSMRHLARGREPGRKPEGEPGDARWFWRAVQGAVAVMTVGYAWLAVDMLTHADEVRTRSMPAPAAACVAIGFLIAIGALARVPVVAAGGTERWRIVLDRAIAFLGCSAVLWYAGLAPMLSAREPWSLQATLLVGLGLLVAVGAATKVSYIAGGPVDRVAMRFIAAAGGIPAGVVSVLAVQFGYIASVPAQAIVMPLAPLLITVGVAAQGRADRGLRREPVRGGVLLPYLAMILIDVPLIAVAFGATLRWPVRVVLIAAVVVTALVMVRQYLAYRENDRLLRTSRIQEERLQHEAAHDALTGLANRAQFRDRLATALTTSGQTAVLLVDLDDFKTVNDLLGQAVGDRLLIAVARLLQEQIKDEGLPVRVGGDEFAVLLTGPGTDPEGLAGRLLAALAQPVSEHRLLVQACIGIAVAPPGATVDSVLRDADVAKYTAKQRGEAGFTRYVDGMGEPVLAHMQLGGELRRALDNDELRVVYQPIMRLEQQRMVGVEALVRWHHPVRGVVSPAEFIPAAERTGLIVPLGRFVLRETCRQAAAWLAEFGPDALEETGLNVSARQLHDPDFVSDVAAALADSGLPCERLILEVTESAVLRGQQVSRALYELDRMGIRLALDDFGTGESSLSLLRAFPASIVKLDKSFVDGIEIDDGQPAAAGARQAVARAVIQLAHALGLGTVAEGIENPEQVTVLRELGYTLGQGFHLAQPMTADGVSRLLAQQCAATVSRPPAGADRPGPR, encoded by the coding sequence GTGACGCGGGGAGTGGATCAACCGGCGACCGCCCGGAGGCATGTCTGGGCCGCTGTTGTGGTCGCCGCGCTCGGTGCCGTCTGGTGTGCCGCCTTCCTGACCGTCGGGGCCGGGCTGGAAGCGTTCGCCTACCTGTTCGTCCCGGTCGGCGGGGCGATCGCCACCGTGTCGATGCGCCACCTGGCCCGCGGGAGAGAGCCCGGACGAAAGCCCGAGGGAGAGCCCGGGGATGCGCGCTGGTTCTGGCGGGCTGTCCAGGGTGCCGTCGCTGTCATGACCGTCGGGTACGCCTGGCTGGCCGTGGACATGTTGACACACGCCGATGAGGTCCGGACCCGGAGCATGCCCGCGCCGGCGGCGGCCTGCGTGGCGATCGGGTTCCTGATCGCGATCGGGGCGCTGGCGCGGGTTCCGGTGGTCGCCGCCGGTGGTACCGAACGGTGGCGCATCGTGCTGGATCGGGCGATCGCGTTTCTCGGATGTTCGGCGGTGCTCTGGTACGCGGGGCTGGCGCCGATGCTGTCCGCCCGTGAGCCGTGGAGTCTGCAGGCGACGCTGCTGGTCGGGCTGGGTCTGCTGGTGGCGGTCGGGGCGGCGACGAAAGTGTCGTACATCGCGGGTGGTCCGGTCGATCGGGTGGCGATGCGGTTCATCGCGGCGGCCGGTGGGATTCCGGCGGGGGTGGTGTCGGTGCTCGCGGTGCAGTTCGGGTACATCGCCAGCGTGCCGGCTCAGGCGATCGTGATGCCGTTGGCGCCGCTGCTGATCACTGTCGGCGTCGCGGCGCAGGGCCGGGCCGATCGTGGGCTGCGGCGGGAGCCGGTGCGCGGTGGCGTTCTGCTGCCGTACCTGGCAATGATCTTGATTGATGTGCCGTTGATCGCCGTTGCCTTCGGCGCGACTCTGCGGTGGCCGGTGCGGGTCGTCCTGATCGCCGCTGTCGTGGTGACCGCGCTGGTCATGGTCCGGCAGTACCTCGCCTATCGGGAGAACGACCGGCTGCTGCGGACTTCGCGGATCCAGGAGGAGCGGCTGCAGCACGAGGCCGCTCACGACGCTCTGACCGGGCTGGCGAACCGGGCGCAGTTCCGGGACCGGCTCGCCACCGCACTGACCACTTCCGGTCAGACAGCGGTGCTGCTTGTCGACCTGGACGATTTCAAGACGGTCAACGATCTGCTCGGGCAGGCGGTCGGCGACCGGCTGCTGATCGCGGTCGCGCGGTTGCTGCAGGAGCAGATCAAGGACGAGGGCTTGCCGGTACGGGTGGGCGGCGACGAGTTCGCGGTCCTGCTGACCGGCCCGGGCACCGATCCGGAGGGCCTGGCCGGGCGGCTGCTGGCGGCGCTCGCTCAGCCGGTCAGCGAGCATCGTCTTCTGGTGCAGGCCTGCATCGGCATCGCCGTCGCGCCGCCGGGCGCCACCGTCGACTCGGTGCTGCGGGACGCCGACGTCGCGAAGTACACCGCCAAGCAGCGGGGTGAGGCGGGATTCACCCGTTACGTGGACGGCATGGGCGAGCCGGTCCTGGCGCACATGCAACTCGGCGGCGAACTGCGGCGGGCCCTGGACAACGACGAACTGCGGGTGGTCTACCAGCCGATCATGCGGCTGGAGCAGCAGCGGATGGTCGGCGTCGAAGCGCTGGTCCGGTGGCATCACCCGGTCCGCGGGGTGGTCAGTCCGGCCGAGTTCATCCCGGCCGCCGAACGGACCGGCCTGATCGTGCCGCTGGGCCGGTTCGTGCTGCGGGAGACCTGTCGTCAGGCGGCCGCGTGGCTGGCCGAGTTCGGGCCGGACGCGCTGGAGGAGACCGGGCTGAACGTGTCCGCCCGGCAACTGCACGACCCCGACTTCGTGTCCGACGTGGCCGCCGCGCTCGCCGACAGCGGACTGCCCTGCGAACGGCTGATCCTGGAGGTCACCGAGTCGGCGGTGCTGCGTGGCCAGCAGGTGTCCCGGGCGCTGTACGAACTCGACCGGATGGGCATCCGCCTGGCCCTCGACGACTTCGGCACCGGTGAGTCGTCGCTGAGTCTGCTGCGGGCCTTCCCCGCCTCGATCGTGAAGCTGGACAAGTCGTTCGTGGACGGCATCGAGATCGACGACGGTCAGCCCGCGGCGGCCGGGGCCCGGCAGGCGGTGGCGCGGGCGGTGATCCAGCTCGCGCACGCCCTCGGTCTCGGCACCGTCGCCGAGGGGATCGAGAACCCGGAGCAGGTGACGGTGCTCCGCGAACTCGGTTACACCCTGGGGCAGGGTTTCCACCTGGCCCAGCCGATGACCGCCGACGGGGTGTCCCGCCTGCTGGCGCAACAGTGCGCCGCGACGGTCAGCCGCCCGCCAGCCGGTGCAGACCGGCCGGGTCCGCGATGA
- a CDS encoding WXG100 family type VII secretion target: MNDNPLIAQAQSSTTWSTGLGLIEDARQISDGIHDNSWVDATLGGVGGSLDTLAVAIDPLGSMMAWGVSWLLEHVKPLKDALDWLAGQPDEIAAHAATWRNVAASVAGTHERYAAAVRTQTSDWYGASGDAYRAHAAEQIAAVEGIATVTNAISYAVEGAGLLVGLVRETVRDLIAQFVATLAVRLPQWLAAEGVTLGLATPVVVSQVVALVTTWANRIQHFIRALLNSLRRLSGRLDELAGILDRLKQLVGRLSRAEPTSSAPHGGVSLYSRSVTLSNREAFEQGGGLPRTAETIQHYTELAGVDFRGMPVDAVESADDIAYLDIQGAVARTDQFGVQLGPSAFLDEETLVRTLGHESVHVR; encoded by the coding sequence GTGAACGACAATCCCCTCATCGCACAAGCACAGAGTTCGACCACCTGGTCTACCGGACTGGGACTGATCGAGGACGCGCGGCAGATCAGCGACGGTATCCATGACAACAGCTGGGTCGATGCCACCCTGGGCGGGGTCGGGGGCAGCCTCGACACCCTGGCCGTGGCGATCGATCCGCTCGGCTCCATGATGGCTTGGGGTGTCAGCTGGCTGTTGGAGCACGTCAAGCCGCTCAAGGATGCCCTTGACTGGCTTGCCGGCCAGCCGGACGAGATCGCCGCGCATGCGGCTACCTGGCGTAACGTAGCTGCATCCGTTGCCGGGACCCACGAGCGATACGCTGCCGCGGTCCGAACGCAGACCTCTGACTGGTACGGCGCATCCGGTGATGCCTACCGCGCCCACGCTGCCGAGCAGATCGCCGCGGTCGAGGGCATCGCGACCGTTACCAACGCGATCTCGTACGCGGTCGAAGGCGCCGGGCTCCTCGTCGGCCTGGTACGGGAGACAGTCCGCGACCTGATCGCCCAGTTCGTTGCCACTCTTGCCGTCCGGTTGCCGCAGTGGCTGGCCGCGGAGGGCGTCACGTTGGGACTTGCCACCCCGGTGGTGGTCAGCCAAGTCGTCGCATTGGTCACCACGTGGGCCAACCGGATTCAGCACTTCATTCGGGCGTTGTTGAACAGCTTGCGCCGCCTGAGCGGCAGGCTCGACGAACTTGCGGGCATCCTCGACCGGCTCAAGCAACTGGTCGGGCGTCTCAGCCGGGCCGAACCGACAAGCTCGGCACCGCATGGTGGCGTCAGCCTCTACTCGCGGTCCGTCACGTTGTCAAACCGCGAGGCTTTCGAACAAGGTGGCGGTTTGCCGCGAACCGCGGAGACCATCCAGCACTACACCGAGCTCGCCGGCGTTGACTTTCGGGGGATGCCGGTCGATGCCGTCGAGAGCGCGGACGACATCGCGTATCTGGACATCCAGGGCGCTGTGGCCAGAACCGATCAGTTCGGTGTTCAGCTGGGCCCCTCGGCATTTCTGGACGAGGAGACACTCGTGCGGACGCTCGGACATGAAAGCGTGCACGTCAGATAG